The sequence ATGAATGCCCAGCACACATGGTTTAGTTCAGATGGGTACAGCTTAAGCTCATTGAATTAGCACCGGATTATGATTAGCTAACAGTCTCATCAGGATTATCatataaatctatttattgatggaatacttataattaatgtatACAAATTGCTGGCAAAAAcagaaagataaatattaaGCAGGTTTGGCTACATCTACGACAGTGACAGAGTCAATATTGTGTGCCATTTagatagtttattttattttattttccttaaaatTGTGTACAAGTTAGTTGCATGGACAGCGCAGCCTAACGGAATCACACCACAGATTTAAAGACATAGGGacaaaagattttattatgtACGTGTCTGGACAATTTATGCACTaaggttctttttctttagctCAATTTCAGTTTCAGAGATGGCGATCACTTTCATATAATTCGTACgctattttaaatatattactattcaaatatattttatcaagtatttgattttttttttttaaattttaatatagtattaaattaaatataattcaagcCACTCGAATTGCAGACGAATGGACCCacctataaattatttaaaatacaaattattagattttactctctttttttctctaaaaagataaatagataaataacttatcttatacaaatttaataaaaacccacattagaaaaaaataaataaataaaaaagtaaccatgaaaatgaaaaatttagaaatctgAAGCCAACATTCATTGACTGTGCACCAATAGACTAGTTTTCTGCTTCCAATCCTCTCATTCAATTCAAGTGCACATTCACACTGCCAAACGGAGCCCTAAAGTTTTGACTTCCTTTCCTCTATTCCTATATTAGTAAAATCTTTTTGTTActctagaaaataaattaatggaaTTTCAAATCATAATTCCCTACAACAAACGATTTAGATTAATCATTATTAGTCTACAACTAATTTGATTGACATCAGTGTTTCAATTATAGAGACCGTTAGGTGGAACTTTGACTGTATCACCCCAGTTGCCacaaaaatagtaattaaacagaaaataaaatttaagtatttaatttttaattctaatgtgtctttataagggtttgaagaattaaaacttttatgtTTTGCAGCATACGGCAACTGTAAATCTTTTATGTTGGTGGCTTTGAGTAGTTGTTGAAATTCAacgagttaaatatatattttatgaattgaaAAGAGATTTCGAACTCGATAATTCTAATTCCTCTGAGAGTAAAAGTCTTTATCGATTTAactatgttaaaataattaaaataaaatatcaccaATCgctataatttaaattttatgcttGCTGGCTGCATgaatatgtaaaatataatatatatgtatataattgataaaaaataagtcataataataataatataaattaaacgAAAGTCGGTGATATATTTAGGCCAAATACTTAATTTTGGAAGagtaaaaacttaaaaaactTGTATACTCCATATAACAATACGTTCCAACAATTATAATTCAAGAAATCCATTTATTTGTGGAAGCATAAATGTACATAATTTCTGATTTCGCAAATCTACTACAAATTTAGAagtacaattataaaaattggggtCACATGCTGTCACGTGAATGTTAACTTCTATACAAGGCTGACTCATATATGCATATGACATTCAAATAAACCAAATCAAAACCAGCTAAATACTTTGttggtttttgttttaatatgcTCGTACATGTCCCAAATTAAGTTCACTTATTCCCTTTTAAAATGGAATCACACGTAAAATATAAATACGTACAATTAATGAAtgataaaataagaataaatataatcaaagAGTAAAAATAGAAATCTCACCGAAATAAACTTTGTCGTCTTAATAaagttttttaattgataattcaACCGGCTATCTAATTTATCAACATCTATTTAAATtgcaaatcaatttttaagtatttgaaTGAATTTTAACTGTGagaatatcaataaaaaagtttatgaaagtttttttttacaaacgacattatcataaattttataaataaaattttaataataaacaggaattaacaaataaatctgaaaaaatatgtaattattaaattaaaatgatatatatactattaatcgatctaaataataatcaattagaaatataaaatactttttcgAAATTAAACCTCAAATGATGTtgagcatattattaaaaccccACGAGTTTTAATAAAGTTTATATTCacataatttctattttagaatttaataaacttattattaatatttttaggaaAGTACACTTATTCCTCATACCAAATTAAAGTCCCTCACTTTTAAAGTAAAATCACATCTCAATTGGGATGTTATATTAGATAACATTTTTCTCCCTtttatataaactttaaaaaagatagtattttgCAAAACTTGATGGCACAAATGTTATTTAATGTGAAAAGTTTTATATACATTATTCTAATAGAAAGGTTAAAGTAttataaaaaacaacaaaaacaattcaagatttcattcaattcaataataaaataagagaatgtaaatataaatttatccaagtaagaattgaaataattttttttaatataaagtttATCTAGAAAgtaaactatttatatttcttctaattactaaaaaagaatatcattAGGCTTTATATgctcttaaaattaaattattacatcTGCGTATAGAAATACTATTCACCcaatagaagaaaaacaagaaaaaagaaattagacaGCCACTGAAAGGGAGAAGATGcagacaaataaataatatataaaaataaatattagaatcaCTGATTCATGACAGCgaaagaaataattatcacaagaacagaaaaagaaagaaagaaagaaagaaagaaagaaaaatctgaGAATATATAAATGAGGCGGACATCAAAGGATGCAGAGTCATCAACGtggaagagaaagaaaaaaaggaaaaagaaaaacagaggGAGAacccataagaagaagaagaagaagaagaagaaagcaaATAATGGCAGGGCAATCAAGAAAATGGATGATATTAGTAGCAACAATATGGATTCAAGCATTTACAGGAACAAACTTTGATTTCTCAGCATATTCAACCCGACTGAAAGCAGTTCTGGGGATATCACAAGTGCAGCTCAATTACTTGGCTGTTGCGTCTGATTTAGGGAAAATATTTGGATGGTCTTCTGGTTTAGCTTTGCTGTATTTCCCATTATGGGTTGTTCTTTTTATTGCTgcttttatggggttctttGGTTATGGTCTTCAATGGCTTCTCATCAGAAACGTCATATCACTGCCTTATATCCTGGTACGCCATCCTCtgttctccttttcttttctttcccaaTAGCTTATTAGAATGTAATGAAGAGTGTCTCTGTCTCTGTTTTCAACTTTGCTTCAACCCATTTGGTTTCAAAATTTGATTACCAAAATGTTCAATTGATCCATAcaagaagagaaaacaaaaaaaattaatgcgAAGAATGGTTTAAATCCTTGTGCTTCTCGCTTTCTCTCTGCCCTGAAAAATCTTCacttgttctatcatactatttaattattggcTTTCATAGAATGTTGTACTCCAGAGAACTGCCTTTCATTATCGTCATTCGTCTGAGTAGTAAGGTTGTTGAGtgtctatttaaaaaatataaaaagaaatccttcaaaaaataaataaaaaaaataaaatattgaaaactaTAAAATCAGATTAGAAGCTTCTGGTTGTGCTGTGTTGAAGTAAGAATAACTTTTTATGACgcagataaattttaaaactaatacaAGCATCTACCATAATTCGACTGCCACCTGTTTACCGTTACAGCGAGAACGTCTTCTATTACTCCATAAATTTTAGAcagatttttctttctagtagttaattttttaatatatatatatagataggcttctttttttagttttttccaaaataaataattcattattttattttaatcgttagtttaataattaaaatttaaaaatatatttctgtatcaacatttataattaatttatacttatttgactttaaaattataaattactattgttattataaatcttttatacaaatctcaaaaattatagataaatagatatatttatcaatatttagaTTATCATATAAGTATTCATAGATTTACTAAAATgtttcaataaaagaaattgaaaataacaacattaattgaaaaataatacatttctcaatttttatgTAAGCTAAAATtacttatgaaaataaaataaaaaagtaaaaaatatatttaatcaattaatctcAAGTGATgcaatattattaattggtgtagttttcttttttattaaaaataccaATAACCTGATTATTAGAATCTATGTAGAGACTTATTGGTTTACTCTTCTTAAATGTATTTGACTATTCTTTAGCTATTTTACATACTTCAAGTCTTTACAGCATTTCCGAACAACTATTTatgagttatatttttattttttaaaggaattatactttttattataaaaagttatttaatacaataaaatttaatatatttttattatttaaatataaataattatgtttttattattttaaatttattaagaaatgaCATTCGAATACTCagatttttagaattaataattaaatataataacacataaaaataataaagttgtatttttagtatatgatttttatgttttttttttacaaatataaatgAGAGCAAAACTTGTTCAACGTATCAAAAAACTAAAGtagattcattattaatatagtCATAGAGTAagtatcattttatataactctattttttaatatctattaattctcaatttactagtcttaattttaaattctaatttataaattctaatatttattgcaTTATCAAACTCGAATGACTTGGTAAAATATGTTTACATgtgatagaaaaaattattattttattatttttagaacaTGTCTTTaccatatattttttatttttcagctcatttaatataaaaaaataacatcgatattattttattatttttttataggttggcacatttaatttttacttttgaaaGTTTAACTACTCGACTAtcattttttaacaaatttagatactaaaaatataattatttcatttaaatataaagtaaagagTATATCTGATTTTTCTATATTCGGAGtgttagattttattatttatttttattataattaatgcactataaatttttatatattctattaattgatatctatagtatttgattttattttcttaaaaaataactttaaaagaaaatttcaaaacataaatatttattggataaaataaaataaaagataagaatataaacagatcatttaaataaaagaaaattagtttttatatttaaacataaataattaacaaaaatactGGACGTTGGAGATGTGTTAATAGTAACCAAATCTAGTTCTGAAATGAGTAAATCTTTTGGAATTACTCGTACAATGTTGGATCTTCAAAAACATGAACTTTTGCGAGGGCCGCAGCGCCAGCGCATCGGCTCTCATAGGACCTCACTcagttttttattaaattaaaaacagtAGTGTTAGCAGGGCTTGCTGGGCGGCTCCTATACACTGAAATTGCTGTTCATTGTTAAAATAattccttttatcattttattataaactaTTCTCTGTTaactatattttttcaaaaaatattaatttatttacttttattaaaagttaattctcaaaataaaataaaataaaatagagcACTTCAGTTGTAAACGGCCctaattcaattaagaaatGGAAAGGAGAAAACAAGAAACTCTAGAAGCGTCAAAATTGGACAAAAATTGACTTGTTCGCATATGAATGGAGAAACTTCCTACCACTCCCATATAGTCCCTACAGGCCACGATTTGCTTGCTGCCACATTTTCATGCTTCTCAAGACCGTTTTATGAGTACTCGACCGTCGTTTTATGCCCAAATAGTGCAATTCTCTCTACTTTCTTCTTTCAAATTCTCTTGTTTGTTCTTCCCCCCTTTCTACTCATTGCCTCATCTCTTACTTATCCGTGCCCtgcttttcttatttcttttagctgcaatttaaattcaaatacaataaagaaatagcaaaaagaaatttaaattttctcaaTAGTAGCACTATCATGGCCCTTATTTTCCTTGATATAGAGCTgcctttcttttcaattttgtgagtttaaatttatatgccaaaagaattattcataAACTGATAATTCAAGTACTTACATTTCCAAGTTCAAAGTGGATAATATACCATAGAATTCATTATAAGGCAGCAGTAGAATCCAAACTCGAATCATTATCAtataaggatcaaatagaaGTGATGCAGTAATAATAGAAGGCAAATCATTCCATATGGTTAACTCACTGATTAAGAATATCTGCTAGCTCTTATTTGAGGACATTAGGTTGTACTTTTAGATTATACCCACTGTTTTCCAGTAGATAACATTGTCAAGTAAAAATTTGTCGGAGCTGTTTATGTCAAATAACAAGATgactttttgaaaaatattggCAGGTGTTTCTACTTTGTTTGTTAGCTGGATGCAGCATCTGTTGGTTCAACACTGTATGCTTTGTTCTCTGCATTCAGAATTTCCCAGCTAACAGACCATTAGCTTTATCACTCACGATAAGCTTCAATGGTGTTAGTGCAGCCTTATACACCCTTGCTGCCAAGGCAATCGAGCCATCATCAAGTGATATATATCTTCTCTTAAATGCCCTTGTTCCCCTTATCACTTCCTTTGCAGCATTGCTCCCGATACTTCGCCAGCCATCTCTGGATCCCCTTTCTCCTGATGGAAATCGCCGTGATTCCGTTATATTTCTCATCTTGAATTTCTTAGCCATCCTCACAGGAATCTATCTCCTTATCTTTGGTTCTGTATACAATGCATCGAGTGCTTCTTTACTCTTTGGGGGTGCAATTTTCCTTCTCATGTTTCCTTTGTGTATTCCTGGTGTTGTCTATGGTAGACACTGGTTTCATCGCACCATTCATTCTAGTTTTCGCCTTGAAGGCTCTAACTTCATTCTTATAGATGATGATGATCTTGAACTTCACAAAGAGCTACTTACCCGCGAGCTGAGTAATCATGAAAATGGAGACGGACTTGTCTATGGAATTACAAGACAGAAGAGCACAAGCGAAAAAGATGGATGCTGCGATACAATGGTTGGGAGGGATCGGCTGGCAATGCTCGGGCAGGAACACCCTGTGTGGATGCTCGTACAGAGGTTGGATTTTTGGCTATACTACATTGCGTACTTCTGTGGAGGTACAATTGGCCTTGTGTACAGCAACAATCTAGGCCAAATTGCACAATCACTTGGACAAAGCAACAACACTACAACCCTTCTGACTCTGTATTCTTCCTTCTCCTTTTTTGGCCGTCTGCTTTCAGCTGCTCCAGACTACATACGTGTGTAAGTAACTGCACAAAGACTTATTTCGTAATGATGTAGAATCAAATCATGAAGAAGTCAATAGCTAAATGTATCATATTTTGCAGGAAACTGTACTTTGCAAGGACTGCATGGCTAACAATTGCCCTCGTGCCAACTCCAATAGCCTTCTTGTTGCTAGCTGCATCAGGCAGTGCAGTAGCCTTGCATATAGGGACTGCATTAGTGGGCCTGAGCTCAGGGTTCATATTTGCTGCCGCTGTTTCAATAACATCAGAGCTGTTTGGGCCAAACAGCGCAGGAGTTAATCACAACATTCTTATTACCAACATTCCAATAGGCTCACTTATTTATGGACTTCTTGCTGCTCTAGTTTATGATGCTAATGCAGTCAATGGCCTGGTAAACGTCAAAATGGACTCGGTGGTTTGCATGGGAAGACACTGCTATTTCTTAACATTTGTGTGGTGGGGTTGCATATCAGTTGCGGGGTTAACTTCTAGCATGCTATTATTCTTAAGGACAAGGCATGCGTATGATCAGTTTGAGAAAAACAGGGTTTCGACCCAACTGTACTAAGCTTGCTAGTAATGTTGGAAGGATGTCGTTAGGAATTAATGCATAACTGATTTGCTGAAATAGAGGAAAAAGCAAAGCCCTTTTAGATAGATGAAGTGGTtggaggaaaaggaaaagcttGTATAGCTATGTAGGTGGTGGAATCAAGCtaaagattttgaatttatttaaagttttCTCATGTAGAAATAGGCACTTGACGTTTTATTAAATGAAGTCACCACTGTCTACTACGACACCGTTAAAGCAGAGAAGCATTTTGATGCCCCAGTCAGCCTATTTATGCTCCAGCGCAAATCCTAActatcaaaatcaaatcaatGGCGAGTTAAAAGTCCACAAAAATCTATGTTTGGATTAACTTTGGGGGACAATAAAAGCAGGCAAAATGAAGCAGCAACAGCCTGCCAAAATAGTGTAGGAGTTATTAATCATAACATTCCTATTATGGAACTTTTTGCTGCTATAGTGTAAGCTGCCAATGCAAATCCATGGCCCGACTACTGACACATAGGGAAGCAAGCAGTGCAATCCATGGTCATGGCCTTCCCATGTCTCCACCAAAATCCGCCCCTGGCCCAACACAGCACACAGTCTTATAGGCAGTCACTTTGGGTTCCCTGTATTGAAATTTTCTTCCCATACAAACTAGTTCATAGGGTCTTACATATTAtctaagaaaaaaggaaaaagagcaCGGCCGAAAAGATGATCAGAAATGACTAacgagaaaagaaaaacttggataaagaataagaaggaaaaaggtgttaaatttgtatttgtcaaataaaataaaatctctaaTATTAACAGTTTATGAATTGTGAGAACCTATCTGcacaagattttaaaaatgaagTGATCCTATTTCCACCAATTGCATGATGCAAATTAAAAGTAGCAAATGAGAGTTCTGTATCATTAATTAGCTGGAGCCAGCAATTAGTCTATTTTCCTTTGAAGCATTTCAGAAAAAATTTGCAATAATTACTTCAAATATAAGCCCCCTTCCATGTGATAAACAGACCATAGAAACTAGAAGCCTAGGCAGACTGCATATATACTTGGATCTGCCAAAGAAAGCAAAGGTACTAAATAATAGAAGTGCttcaagatcaagaaaaaCATCACTTGCAAATGCCTTAAATTTCAAAGGGCCTTTAGAAAAAGTCCAAATTGCAATTGGTTGAATATCAATTGCTTTCATCATAAATCACCCAAAAATCTGCCTCAATTGAATGATATCATATTATGGGTTTGCTTGagtcaaaaaagaaatatgagaTTGGAATGCGTCTGCTTCAACTTAGGCATATACTAGTTGACTTTCACTCTCAATGTATTGGAATGCCTTAAGCCTAACTCTGCTTCGTTGACTTGTTATTTGGTAAAACAGTTTAGGTAAGAAGTAAGTAATTAACGAAACCAAACTAATCATGTTTAAAGAAACTCGAATGTTAAAACTGAAAATCGATGCCCCATATAATATCAACACAAACATGAATATACCTAATACAGTCACAATCCGCCACTAGATTAActttaaattacaaataaacTCTACGAAGataaagtaattaatataattgattctACTCTCTATATTTTCCATTAACTATAAGAATAACGTAACTAGGAATTCAATGTGAACTTCACATTATCAGCAGCAGCCCATGAGGAAACTTTGCAGCTAGAAAAGAGTGGCATTTTCATACCTTTTCtgacaaaacaaacaaaattatatatatatatatatatatatattataagaataaccccataagtgaCAATAACATGAAAGAAGAATCCTTTTTATTACCTTTCCTTTATGGTGGAGGGAGGCGTGAGAAACGcacttaaaagaaaagagataatGCACATACCCTGCTCAAGTGCATGTCTACCTTTCCCCACTTTCCattgcttttcttttcagCTATTCAGAATTTTTGAATTGGAATATATCAACTGCACATGTACCTACAAACCTCATAAAACAAAcattttaaccttttctttttccattccTCCTCATTCCAAGAACATGATGGCCTTCAAtaacaaacccaaaaaaacCCATCTCTCTTCTCACTTCAATCTTTGCACTAGTCtctttttcattgttcttttcaCTATTCCTGCCCTTTTTCTCCTCCATTCATCTACATCTTCAATTTGCACAACTCTTTCTGTTCATAATTCCAGGTCATGGTCTGGCGATTTACGCAGTGCTGAGTTTGCATGGAATCgtctttcttttgttgaaaATCTTCCTCTTCCAGTATTCAAGCTCAGGATTGCTGTTTTCTCTCGCAAATGGCCTATTGGTACAACTCCTGGTGGTATGGAACGTCACGCTTTTACTCTTCACACTGCTTTAGCTCGTCGAGGCCATCAAGTTCATGTCTTCACTTCTCCTGTTGAAGAAAGCAGCCAATCTCATActttgtcttcttcttcttcttctccaaaGATTCATTGCCATGAAGGAGAGCCAGGTAAGTGGAGATATAACAAAGCATGGGAGCAATTCGTCAAAGAAAACCAACGTGAACCTTTCGATGTCGTTCATTCAGAAAGTGTAGCTCTTCCTCATTGGCTTGCTCGTAATGTTCCAAATCTTGCAGTTTCTTGGCATGGTATAGCACTTGAGAGTCTACAATCTGATATCTATCAAGACTTAACAAGAAAACCGAATGAGCCTATTTCGCCAATCGTCAACCAAAGTCTTTATGGGGTCCTACCCAAAATTCTTAATGAGATaagattttttaagaattatgcTCATCATGTGGCTATAAGTGATAGTTGTGGAGAGATGCTAAGAGACGTATATCAAATACCAAGTCAAAGAGTTCATGTAATTCTCAATGGTGTGGATGAAGATGACTTTAGACAAGATGTTAGATTAGGCCTTGAGTTTAGGTCTAAGATTGGTATCCCACCAAATGCTAGTTTAGTTCTTGGAGTAGCTGGAAGGCTAGTGAAGGACAAAGGGCACCCTTTACTATATGAAGCATTTTCTGTGCTGAAAGAAAAATACCCACATGTGTATTTAGTAGTTGCAGGGTCAGGACCATGGCAGCAGAGGTACAAAGATTTAGGGGCACAAGTTCTAGTTTTAGGGTCCATGAGTCCAGCTGAATTAAGGgcattttataattcaattgatatatttgtgaatccAACCCTTAGACCACAAGGGCTTGATCTAACTCTAATGGAAGCAATGATGAGCGGGAAGGCAGTTATGGCATCAAGATTCCCCAGCATTAAAGGAACAATTGTTGTTGATGATGAATTTGGTTATATGTTCTCACCGAATGTTGAATCATTGGTTCAGAGTTTAGAACTGGCGATTAAAGATGGATCAAAGAGATTAGCAGAAAGAGGAAAAGCTTGCAGAGAATATGCAGTTTCCATGTTTACTGCCAAAAAAATGGCATTAGCATTTGAAAGATTGTTCTTCTGTATCAAGAATGAAACCTTTTGTACTTACCCTTGATTAGCcgacatatacatatataattctttttttatttttctttattgttatcaaatatttttgttttgccTTATttccaaataataaaataattgatcaCTGTAATCATGAATATACTCCGATTTTTGCCATTTTCTCTTATTCCATTGCAAAACAGAGTAAATTTTCCTTTCTCAGAACTTTTTTTACTCCAGAATCTCAATAGGTTTGACACTGTGGATTTCATGGACTTAGGAATTGATGAGATAagaatgattttattcaaGAATTTCTGCGAAGATTctgatatttatttgaaaactcTCTTTTCTGGGTGATTAATTTAGCAGTAAGTTGTGCCTGTTACTAATGAATTGCCTTCATAGcattactaatataattagatgGATGTCATTTTAGCTAGCGATTCTTTGTCTGCCATTGAGACCATTAAGTGTTACTTGCGTAACTCTTTGAAGATCAAAGGCCTGGGTTCACTGAAGTTCTTTTTTAAGACTAAAGTTGCAAGATCATCTCAAGGCATCAATCTATGCCAGAGAAAATATGCAATGAGGATTAAATCAGCTTCAACTCCAATAACAGCTACTTCTAATAAATTATCTTCCACAAACAATACTCTTGTCACATATAATACCCAATGTTGGGAAGCTAATTGGAAAAATGCTCTACTTTGCACAACTAGACCTGATatttcagaaagaaaaaagaaaaaaaagaaaatcataatcTAGTTGAGTCACAGAGACCAGTGTAGTGGTTAGCCTTAGCCATATACTTCTCAGCATCCCTGAGAAAACATGggtttgaattaattattttttaatatatattaaaatgtttgTGGTGGTGGGTGGGTGGGTTTAATATAGCCATGGtggataataaaaaatgataccAAGATAAgcagaatatttttttaaagtgcAGAATAGTTGTTCAACTCATCAtcgaataaatattttataaaattgaaaaatattaattttatataataattatatattttttaaaaaaaaattgaaccaAATTGAGgaataatgattaatttatttagcaTAGAGGAAGctaattaatatgaatatgGTAGCTAAAAATCTGTATTagactttatttaacactCAAATTAAGGTTTATACTTATATA comes from Ricinus communis isolate WT05 ecotype wild-type chromosome 5, ASM1957865v1, whole genome shotgun sequence and encodes:
- the LOC8280103 gene encoding protein NUCLEAR FUSION DEFECTIVE 4, translated to MQSHQRGRERKKGKRKTEGEPIRRRRRRRRKQIMAGQSRKWMILVATIWIQAFTGTNFDFSAYSTRLKAVLGISQVQLNYLAVASDLGKIFGWSSGLALLYFPLWVVLFIAAFMGFFGYGLQWLLIRNVISLPYILVFLLCLLAGCSICWFNTVCFVLCIQNFPANRPLALSLTISFNGVSAALYTLAAKAIEPSSSDIYLLLNALVPLITSFAALLPILRQPSLDPLSPDGNRRDSVIFLILNFLAILTGIYLLIFGSVYNASSASLLFGGAIFLLMFPLCIPGVVYGRHWFHRTIHSSFRLEGSNFILIDDDDLELHKELLTRELSNHENGDGLVYGITRQKSTSEKDGCCDTMVGRDRLAMLGQEHPVWMLVQRLDFWLYYIAYFCGGTIGLVYSNNLGQIAQSLGQSNNTTTLLTLYSSFSFFGRLLSAAPDYIRVKLYFARTAWLTIALVPTPIAFLLLAASGSAVALHIGTALVGLSSGFIFAAAVSITSELFGPNSAGVNHNILITNIPIGSLIYGLLAALVYDANAVNGLVNVKMDSVVCMGRHCYFLTFVWWGCISVAGLTSSMLLFLRTRHAYDQFEKNRVSTQLY
- the LOC8280102 gene encoding phosphatidylinositol N-acetylglucosaminyltransferase subunit A codes for the protein MVEGGVRNALKRKEIMHIPCSSACLPFPTFHCFSFQLFRIFELEYINCTCTYKPHKTNILTFSFSIPPHSKNMMAFNNKPKKTHLSSHFNLCTSLFFIVLFTIPALFLLHSSTSSICTTLSVHNSRSWSGDLRSAEFAWNRLSFVENLPLPVFKLRIAVFSRKWPIGTTPGGMERHAFTLHTALARRGHQVHVFTSPVEESSQSHTLSSSSSSPKIHCHEGEPGKWRYNKAWEQFVKENQREPFDVVHSESVALPHWLARNVPNLAVSWHGIALESLQSDIYQDLTRKPNEPISPIVNQSLYGVLPKILNEIRFFKNYAHHVAISDSCGEMLRDVYQIPSQRVHVILNGVDEDDFRQDVRLGLEFRSKIGIPPNASLVLGVAGRLVKDKGHPLLYEAFSVLKEKYPHVYLVVAGSGPWQQRYKDLGAQVLVLGSMSPAELRAFYNSIDIFVNPTLRPQGLDLTLMEAMMSGKAVMASRFPSIKGTIVVDDEFGYMFSPNVESLVQSLELAIKDGSKRLAERGKACREYAVSMFTAKKMALAFERLFFCIKNETFCTYP